The Lutra lutra chromosome 1, mLutLut1.2, whole genome shotgun sequence genomic sequence TTGGGAAAGTCATTGaaaacaatactttttaaaaaaataaaatcacattaaatgttttatttgcttattatccACATTTATCTATTGGGTGGGACCGAGCCACACCCCATCATTCGAGGATGCATGTTGTAATGAGCCCTGTTTTCTCAGGGTCCCTGAGATTTCTGACAGTTGTCTGACAAAACAGAACACCTgccccagggactctgggatcttaCTCAGTGAGGGGATCCTTGCTAGTCTCGTGGGCTGAGGGCCTTTCCAGGAGACAGGGCTCATTCCTCTTCCCAGCAAGGTTCTCTGTTAGAGATCGGGATCCCACTTGGAAAAACATTTGGGATCCAGGGGTTGGCTTTTGATCTGCAGAGCTGGTCCCTTGCTGCCAACACCAGAGAAGGATAAAATATGTACTGTTTTAAACAAGGACCAAAACACCTTCAGGTACAACGGCTAACAGCTTCCACACTCTGTGCATGTCAGTAAAGGGCAAGAAAGGAGAcaaagagcagaggaagcaggtgcAAAGAGTGAGGGACCAGCCAGGACAGCAGCGGAGGCCTGGCCTCGAGCATTCCAACAGCGGCCTGTCAAGACAGGTGAGGGACACAGGTATTTTGTTCGAGCTGGCCCAAGAATCTGCGGGATACAGTGAAGAGGTAGCAGAGATGCAGGGAACCAGAGCTTGGGAAGCCTTGTGTGGGATGGAATGCTTTCAGGTGGGGTGTGAGGGAAACCAGTCTCAGCCTGATTCCACGGGAGCTCAGAAGCACGAGTGATACCTAGCGTTGTCCCTGCTGCTGGCAGGGAGGCAGGCCTCAGGTATGGCAGTGCCAGTCAGAGCTGCATGCTTCCCTGGGGATGCCAGGGTGGGTCTGACTCCTGGGGGAGGAACTCCATCAGGCCGAAGGCTGTCCTCTGGAGGAGGCATTTTTGAGCGCTTTAGCAGCCAACCTTCAGGGTGGCTGGGAGGATGGGGTTCACCTGCAGAGTgaaggggatgtgggtggggcaCCACAGTGTCCGTGACATTGACAAACTTGGGAGGCACATATGGTCTCCTGGAGGTCGCAAAAGTAAAAGGGGACAAAAGGCAGACGGGACTGGTGCCAATGTTCTCTGAGCTGCATCTCTCCATTGATCTCTCCAAATCTCTTTCTCAGCCTGCCCTGCACCCCAGCTGTCAACATTCCCTGGGCTCCTTCACCCTCTGACTTTGGGTTGCCACTGGGACGTGCTGGCGAGAGATTGCAGGGTAAACCCTCCTTCCTTCAGGCCACCGTTGGATAGTGGCTATGCTCTCCTTGAGGCCAGAGGTTTTGTCCCAAAGAGCTGTTCCTGTCATCGTGCTCTCCTCCAGTCCCCTAAGAGCCCTCCAGCATTCCAGGATGTTTCTGTTAACCCTGCCCATGCTTTTATGACTGGTCTCCATGTCTGACTCTCTTGAATCATCCCTCTGAGTGTCCATCAGGAGAAGGAGGGTAAGCCGctctgggctctctgccctgcacACCCCTGCACACCCATCCACCTACGCACCCTGTTAAATGAGGAGTCTGAGTctgcaggcctggggtggggcctgggattctgcatttctagcaagccCCCAGGAACCACACTGAGCGTCTGTCCAGGCCTTCCTGTTGTAGTGAAGGGCCTGGTCTCCCGGTTAAGTGAGGAAGAGGAAGtcggggcaggaggaggggcaggagctgTGCGGAGATCCTTGAAAGCCTGCTGCAAGAGGGTGGAGACTCCGAGAGGGTGGTCTTAGCACAAATACGGAGACACGGTTTTCGAGATTACTAGAGAacgtttttcttttaaaccatcATGATGTAACCcagatataaaatacatttagcaACCGTCTGTgggaaataattatttatttaaagatctcAGAAGCTTGTGTTAATGGACCATCCAAACCTCAATTTTCATAAACATTCAATGGTTACCAGTCTCAAGACAGGCATGCTGACATGTAACTTACATTTACTAATGTTTTCATCATCCCTTTCCATATGCATTTTTAGATCCTAGAACATTAATTTAGATGACAGAGAATCCATAAAAACTTAGAAACTGATGTGTTGGGTTGTTTTCATGTAGTTCTTGTCTACAGAATAATATACTTCCATGTATTAATGTGTCctgtaataaatttattaatacatTGGGTATTACCATTACCTATTTTTGTGTTGGTATTAAGTCAATGTTCTTGGGTGATTACATAATCATAGTTGAATAACACAATCCAATGCTGAGATGGAGGTTATTTTAtctagttaaaaatagaaaagttatcatagattagaaaagaaatctaatttataaatatctacAGTCTCTGGCGTCTATTCTTCCGTGTTTTGCTTTGGCTGCATGCAGAAAGTGTTTCTGTCCTGTTCTAGACTTCACCTGACACAGAGGTAGTCCATCCCGTAGTTTCAGGCCTTCCTTCCACCCAGTAGTGGGGACTAGGGTCTTTGAGTTTGCAGCACTACCTTTATATCTACTTAGCCTATCATTTTTCCAAAGCTTGCACCGGAAAGAGGTGGCAGGGTGGAAAACATGTTACACAAATTTCTTTTCCCTTAGGTCAAACACCACCACCAACTTTTCAATTGTAAAGATCAGGATTCTCTCATGCCCCATATAACCACATAGACACTTAGTGTCTCCAAATCAGGTACAGGCTTCATCACTTTTCACCACTGAAGACTCTTTCTAAGAAACTGACTCATGTTGTAAAAAGATAATGTGTTCTGTTTCTGTGCCAATGCACCTGAGCCCATTGGAGACAGCAGCGTCCAAGACTGCCGCAGGTGCAGGCAGCGATGCCTGGCTTCCGGGTGAGGCCAGTCATGGGTGTTACTCATCGTCTGTGCCTCTAGAGCCTTCACTGGCTCAAAGCTCACAACGGATACGGCAAAGCAACGGTTCCCAAACTTGAGTGTGCTTTAGGATCACCTGGAGGGCTCTGCACAGCCCCGCCCGCTTCTGCTGGGGGGCTTCTGCTGGGGGCTGAGTTGATACCGCAGGTCTGAGGCTTGGGTTCTGAGAACCTCTGTCATAAACGTGCTGAGTCATCCCAAGATGATGTGGATACTATGACGTGGATTGCTCAACAGCCAGGAGTCCATCCTGGGCTCATGATGATCCCATGGTGCTCCCGATTGCCACAACAGAGCGCAGGAGAGTCCACTAAGagcatttcctgtttctttttaattcctctgCTTTCCCATCAGATAGGTACCTACTTGATATCCCAGTCCTCGGCCCTcttaaaacagtattttcctCCCATCTTACTTCGGTACAGTATTTTCCTCCCTCTTACTTGGGTTCAGAGAATGGTTATCCTGAGAGAGGAAGCCAAGAACTGAGTTTTGTTAGTTTAacaaaaaattctgaattcttaGGCACAGTCTGGTCAGACAGCTAGACCACTGCTTCCAAGAAGAAATGGCGCTTACTGGTACAAACTaaccatttattaatttttttttctcttattttaaaaaagatttatttattcatttgggagagagaaaaagagagcatgtgcTTATTTACTCatgtgaagggagagagagaaaatgctcaggcagaccccatgctgagcacagaacctgacatggggtttgatcccaggacccagggatcatgacttaagccgaaatcaagagctggtgcCTAACCAATGAAGACACTCAGGGCCCCCAAAACTAatcacatgttttaaaaaaaatggtctgTCCTATAAAATGGAGGGAACAAAGTGGATGTGTCTTGCTACTCCCTTcacttccctctccccacaaaaCATCAGTCCTAAattctctcagatttttttttttcctccctccaatttcaacaattaaaaagaaaccaaaagcttCTAGACTCTGTCCTGGTTCTTGGCTCATTTGCCCTCACAAAATCACAACATTAAAAGGCAATAACCCATTATTTTTTCTATGCCCCACGCCCAACGATTAAATATCTCTATCCTAAATAACACTGCTCTCAAGTGCTCAGTTTATCacactttttctaaaaattttggtCATGGAGtggttcatctttttttcttaaaacagggGAAAGAAGATAAGAGCATGATGAAGTGAGAGGTGAGTTTTGAGCTCACACTGGAATTGGGGCCTGAGCACAGGTCTGGGATCAGCGCAGTACATTCCAGGAAATTTGGTTAAGTAGATATTGATGCGTGTGATGATGCCATCAAAGCCTACTTGTCCTACCAGGTGCCTCCAGAGACGCTTCTTGGCCTTCAGAACAAGGacctgagagaaaaagagacaagtcCTAACCCACCTGTTTCATGCTCTAGTGAAGAATCAGTCTTTATCAGTGAGACGTGGCACAGTTTCCTTTCCTCCTAAGTGGCTTTGGGAGAGCCTGCTCTGAAGGTGGTTAGACCTTCTCCATCTCAATCTGCTGGTGGTAGTGTCGAGCTTGCCGCTGGCCAACATTCAGCTTGTACACAGAGCTCTTGTGTTGGCACTTACGGTGGCCCCACacggcccccacccctgccaggagcagcagcagacaTAGGATGGTGACAATGGTGGCAATGACAGGGCCCTGGCTGAGGCTGGGACACCCATCCCCTACACACGATTCCACAGTTGGAAGAAGCTCCTCGCTTGCACCTGGGCCAGGGCTTTCCTGTCCCAAGAAGTCCTCAGACTGCAGGTATGGGAAACTATCCTGGACCTCAGGAGCAATGGTTTCCCTGGAGTCTGGCTGGCTGCCATGATAGTTGAGGGGACCTGTGATTCGGCATCTGTTGGACAGCAGTTGTCCCTGACCCCAGGGTAGAGCTGGGGAGTTCATAGGGTAGTGTGGCCATGGGAGACGTCTCTGCAGCAAAGCTCCAAGGAACAGTTGACTGGTACCTGATCAAGTCACCATCTCCCGTGCTGGGACCCTCAGTTTCAGACACATTTCCGGGTCTGAGAGCCAAAGCTTCTACATCTAGTGTTTGAGATGGAAGAACTGAACTACGGGTCACGTCCTCACTTGGTGTGAAGGAGGTACTCCTGGGGTTCTTAACTTCGACAGGAATGGGCTGATTAGGAGTAACTGGAACTCTTTCTTCCAGCCCTACTGATGCATCTCCCTTGTcaccatcttcctcctcttcctcctcttctgcctctatCTTCCTCCAAGCCCCATCCGTCACAGGGTAACCATCTAACCAGGACTCATCACTGCTGCTCACCATTGGGTCCCCGGTCTTGCTGTCAGTCCTGCCCAGAAATGGCCCCGAGGGACCATGAGTGCTGCTATAGATCACCTTGGCTTCAGGTTCACCCGGAGCTGCTGTTAGGCTACTACGGTTGTCTCTAGCCAGAAACTGCTTTTTGGAGCCATCATTCATCTCCTTCTGCAGCCCAGGCTTGTGGAAATTCTCAGCAGGAAACCAGAACAAGTACTTCTGGTTTAGCTGGGGTCCTGGAGAGTCTGTGGGGACACTGCTTCCCACGATGGACAAGCCTGTAGTTGGCACAGAGGCTGTATCCTGGGCTATGTTTTCTCTCCCCACAGAAATGGAGACCAGAAGGTCCTGTTTTGAAACCTCCTCAGGGGCCTCTCCTGGACCTCtgtcttcttctgcctctgtccgGGAGTCCTCCATGAGCTCTCTAAAGGACATGGATCTGTCATCTGGGAAATTATCCTCATAGTCAATATGTGCCTCAGCCACAtctggaaggggagaaggaaaaacttCATTaggtccaaggtcacagagccaggagAGTAGaacacaagaaaaggaaatataaaggaTAAGGACTAGAACAGATGAAATAAAGCTGTCATTCACAGATGCTATGATTGTGTATCACAAACAAACCCAAAGACTCTAACTATAAACTGTTGCAATTGATATATGGGTTTATCAAGGACATGAGGTTTATTGTCAATGTAAAATACCAACTGTATTTCTGTATACCAGCAATATAcagcaacaaatattttaaaaaacaccattTGCCATAgcattagaaaaaacaaacacataggaATAAAGCTAACAAAAGATATGCAAGATTTGAACGCAGAGTGGTATGGAATATTGCCAAGCAAAATTAAAGACCTCATTAAATGAAGGGATATAAGATTGTTAAGCTATCAACTCCATCCAAATTGATCTCTCCAGACTTAATACAACCATAATAAAAATCTCAGGCATTGACAAGCTGATGCTAAAACTTACGATAATGCAAAGAACCAAGAAGATCTCTTGAAATCTACAAAATTTCAAGATTTACTCTAaagtaagatatttttttttaagaccatgatattggggtgcttgggtggctcagttggttaagcaaggtcatgctcaggtcatgatctcagagtcccggaatccagtcccgcattgggctcccagctccccggggagtctgcttctccttctgaccttctcccctctcatgctttctctcactggttctctctcaaataaataaataaaaatcttaaataaataaataaataaataagaccataGTATTGGCCCAAGGATAGATAATTGGATTATGTTAACTTTAGGAACTTGTGAACTCATGAAAAGAGTTCAAATGCAAGCCACAAACTTGAAGATATTTGTGACACATACAATCTTCAAGGGATTCCTATCCAGAATTCATAAAGAACTCCTCCTACAAGTCAATACTAAGTAGGCAGATAAGCCATATCTGGCAAGATACTTGAATTGACGCATAACAAAAAAGACACCTAAGTAGTCATTAAACATGTGTACAGATGCCCAACCTTATTAGTAATAGAGATATGCTAACTACAGCCATAAAAGTATGCCATTCCATAGCACCACAACGGCTAAAAGTAAGTAGACTGACAATATCTGGTGTTAACTGATGATATCTAGTGTTTGGGCATCAAAGGACATGCACATGAATGTTCCTAACAACCCAAACCTGGAAACGATTCAGATGTCTATAAACTGCAAAACTGATATAAATCATAGCATATTTGTACAAGGAAAACCTGTACATCAATGAAAATGAACCGACCATTACTTCTGACAAGGACATAGATGAATCTCACAGtcaaaatgtggaagaaaagaagccaggcacaaaagaacaCACTTTGGTGATTCTATTACATAAAGTGCAAAATAGTGCAAAAATAGTCAAAGCTAATCTATGATGTTAAAAGTCAGGTTGGTGGATGGAGAGAAGGGGTAAAGACTAAGTCTGGGGACACGCAGGGCTTTGGGGATCCTGGCAACATTCTACTTGATCTGTGTAGTGTTTCTTTTCTGATAATTAATTCATCTGTTCCCTTATGATTTTGTTTGTATGTTAGGtaaaaacatatcttttaaaaCACGATTTGCTCTTTGTAAGACTTCATGAGATTACgctgtgaaatattttaaatccagCCAAGTAAGAATGAACGAAAGACCCCATAATAGGGGACCAGAATGTTAGGACAGCAGGTCAGGAAGGCTCAAGAAGCTGTGTCCTCAGAAGAGAGCAGCCCACTGGGCTTTCCCTATTCTCAGTGATCTTTGAAAGTCAAGTCCTACTGGAAGTCATACTTATTAAAACAGAAAGGCTCCATATGACCTTGCAGTATAGTAAGAAGTATATGTTTAGTCTTTGTCCCTGATTCCTGGTAGGTTCCTGgcagctcctaaaacccttggaatttcctaagcaACAGGGGTGagatcacatctttttttattcataaGAAGCTCCTTTCAGCCTTACCTGATTTTATGCTAATGAAGTCACCCCTAGATGACATCTGGATGGtggctggttgccagaggaaccaaCCAATCAGAGGGTAGGAAATTGAGGCCCCAGCCTCTGACCTCTgaggagggggaagtgggctaCAGGTGGAGTCCATCATCAATGGCCCCTATTGAATCAATTGTGCCTAaataatgaaacctccataaaaccCCTAAACTACTGGGTGCAAAGAGCTTCTAGGCTGGTGAATGTATCCACGTCCCAGAAGGGTAGCTCACCGCAAtttcatggggacagaagctcctgtacTCGGGATCCTTTCCAGATCCCAGATCTCTAACCTCCGGTATTCCATCTGTATTCTTTAATATATTCTCTATAATAATTGGTAAATGTGAGTAAAGGCTTTCCTAAGTTTCTGTGAGCCTTTCTAGCAAAGTACTACACCTTAGAGGATGGGCATGAGAATCCCCAATTTATAACTTTTTGGTCAGAAATACAGGAGGCTCAGGATGGAGGATTGGTGTCTGGAGTGGGATCAGTCTTGTGGGACGGAGCCCCTAACCTGTGGGCTCACTAACTCTGAGCAGTTAATGTTAGCATTGAATTAcatgtaggacacccagctggtgtccagAGACTTGGAGAATTGGTTGTTGGTGTGAGAAGTGTTCTATGGGAAGAAATAGATCTTAGTAGTCTTTCTCCACTTCACTCTGCAACTTGGAAAGCACAAATGCAAAGAGCTTCAAAACCAAGGTCTAGATAAAGTGCTGAGGTGTCATGTGGTACATTCCTGGGCTCTGAAACTGGATTAGTGGGCATTTGGCTTATTTCTTACAAGACTCCGTATTTTGCTTCCTGAATGcaagttataaataaatttaaaagtcctttctgggggcgcctgggtggctcagtgggttaaagcctctgccttcggctcaggtcatgatcccagggttctggaatcgagtctcgcatcaggctctctgctcagcagggagcctgcttccacctctctctgcctgcctctctgcctacttgtgatctctgtctgtccaataaataaataaaatcttaaaaaaaaaaagcagtccttTCTGATCTCCTAATATTTAAGCCCATGCACTTTATTTTGTGTCTTCAGTCAACAATGCAAAAACCAGCGGATAGCAAACAAACATCTCtgataaatgtaaaattcatgTCATGTTTTATGCTTAGAAAAAGATAGccgaggggctcctggctggctcagttgttaggccaCACAACCCTTgcttcagggttgtgagtttgagtccgagtttgggtgtagagattactcaaaaataaaatcaggaaggaaagaaggaaggaagggaggaaggaaggaatggccTAGTAACTACTTCAGGGGACCCTTCCAGCCCATGATGTCCTGTTCACAGTCCCAAGACAAAAGCCACACTGATGGCGGAGCCATGCTTAGGAGCATCACAGAATTCCAGCACAGACCCCCAGGGTTTGGGTGGGTGGCCCCCTACACACTCATCGCTATGTCATGCCTCATTCTCCACGGCACTGCTGTTCCAAGTACTGCCGTCACCTATTCCAACATTCAGCAAACCTCCCCAAGTGCCCACTCTCTGTCCGACACTGCGAGGGCTCTGGGTCACTGATAAACAGGACAAGCAGTCCCAGCCCTTGTGGAGCACGCAGACGGAATTCCATGGTCCTGAGACCTACCAGCTTGAGTCACAATGTGTTTGTATGCACAAATTCTCACCCATCCTGCTGAATAAAGACTAGTTTTGGCACTTAAGGAccatcttttcttaaaaacacaacaaaatgaaatagaggCCACTACAACACaacttttctctaaaataagcacCAAGTCATATTGAATCCAGCTGGTCATTTAAGAAGGCCATGACTTACTCTCTGACCTTAATGTGGTAATACTGTTTGCTTGAATATGTGTGTGCTGATGGACTGCGGTAGGGTGATCACAAGAATGGCCACAATTCTCCACTCTTTCCTGCATCGAGTCCTTTTGCAATGTGACTGTGCAACTCTTCCCTTCAAGAAGTGGTGTCTCTTTTTCCTGCTCTCAAATTGGGACTGGCTTGTCACTTGCTTTGACCCACAGAATAAAGTCAAAGTCTCAtatgctcactctttctttctctgcatcctgccAGCTGCCATGTGAGCGAGCCTAGGACAGCCTACTGAGGATAGGAGGCCATGTGGAGGAGAGGCAAACTGTTCCAACTGAAGACATCATAAACCAATCAGCTCCATCAACCTGGGGGCGGACCACATGCACGTGAGTGAGCCTGGtcaaaggcagaagaagaagaatgagccAGGTAAGCCCAGCCCAGACAGCTTACACAGAAAATTGTACCCAAATAAATGAGTGTTGTTTATGCCATTACATTTTGGGGGGTGGTTTATTATGCAGAGAAAACTGACATGCTAGCCCTGAGCTGGCTCGAGGACAGGGACCAAGTCACTGTATCCCTAGAGCAGAACCGTATCCTCAGCCCAGCCTGTAATAGGTGTTCTTATAGGTATTCTCGAATGAGTGAAAGATTAACTGGCACtgggagaaacaggaaggaaCACCTTCTCAGCTCCCAAGACTCTCCTGATCCCTACCTCAAAATGGCTCAGAGCTAAGTTCTAGTGCCAGGAACACAGGGCTCAGAACACAAGAGGACTTTGGGCTCATTTCCAGTCTCTGAGGAGTTAATGACATGTAACACAGACTCTTAGAACACCCCTGAAAGATGCCACCCTTGAAGTGCTACTTGAATACAGACATACACATGGGagagcaacacacacacatattcacttTTCACATGCAGGTGAGCATGACTCAGTGCACAGCCTGGCCCATGAGAATACCTGTTTCCCTCCCAGCCCTTCCGTGCTGCCTCTGCACCCGCCATTGTGAAAGGACGCCCCAGGAGaactccctccccactgctagCAGATTCATTGTCGTGAGGCAGGGAAGCGAGCCCTCTCCACCAAGATGTAGCCCTAATGCAAAGAAACTTGGCATTTCACACATCTGACAGGTCATCTTTGCCTCAAATCAGCTGTATccatcttgttttttatttaaaaaaaccagaCTGTCTTTTATGgcattgaggaaaaaaattaatatgtttgCAAAACAATATACATACGTCAGTTGTCTTCCAAGTAGGGGATGAATACCTCTGTGTCCTCAGCTAGAACACAGCCCCCTTTCACGATGGGGAAAGGCAGGAAACAGCTCTCTCCAAGACCATTTTTCCTCAAGAAGCTTTCCCCCACTTGAAATCACAGGCTATTACCTCATGCACGATCTGCAATGGAGGGCCTCTTACCACACGTTATTTTACTAGGGAGTATTTCTTGGTTGCCTCATTGTAGCCCCAAGACACCAAACCATTGAGAGCCCACAAAAAGTTCTGTTTCATTCCATTGAACTTTGGTCACTTGTGGTTAAATTCTGACACTGCGTCTATTTTCTTTCAGGTCGTCTGCAGGAGCTCACTGACCGGTGGGTTTAAGAGCTAAAGGAACCCATGTTTGCAGAGTTCTGCCAGCGTGAAAGCTGGCAGGGGGCCCGCGTGAAGGCGGGTGGTGGGTGGACGTGTTCTCTTGTGGTCCTCACAGCCATCACCTTACAATCCCAGCAGACGCCAGCCCTGAGGTGGCCTGTGGTGAACAGAACTTGACACAAACAGGCAACAGCCAAAAAGTGTGACTGAAGGATACTCAGAATCTTCCAGTCCTTCAAGCTAATTGTTGCCTTGACTCATCTCTGAAACCTCAACCCGGGGTTCTTCCCTTGTCTTCTGCCCAAACCCTGATTCCATTTCCTCAGCTGCAGTTCCACACACTTGTTCTTCTGAcggcccctctctctgctctgcttcctctttcttgTCTCACTGTTCACATTCCAGACCACTTGACTATATCACCAGGGGCAGAAGCAAAGATGACCTTACCATTAAGATGGATTCTATGCCAGGCTTGAAAATATCCAAATGGTGCAGCTGAAACAGCATCACATATTTTCTGTACCCTACACCTTTCAAAATGAGGAAactccacatttttaaaagtatgtgtgtgtgtgcacagacacacaaCTAGGCTTGttgaatatgaattttttaaaatgtggaaactATATTAAACATCAGGAAAAAGTTTTTACAAACAACCACCATGCATGGAGAAGGACATAATATTTTACAACAAAACTGGTTAtcagaggagaaacagaagattCTGGAGCAGATGAGGGAAGGGCAGTATGACGCCACTCCTAACCTACCCTTACCCTTCAAAACTGGACTGAGCATTCAACCAAGAAAGAAGCCAAGCAAGTGAAGAGAACCAGACCAGTAACCAGCAGGGCtgactgttccttttttttttttttttaattttatttatttatttatttgacagacagagatcacaagtaggcagagaggcaggcagagagagaggaagggacacaggctccctgctgagcacagagcctgatgcaggcctcgaccccaggacctggggatcatgacctgagccaaaggcagaggatttaacccactgagccacccaggcaccccaggacttcGCCTTGTGAAGGTGAAGTAAATATTGGCATAGGACATTTAATCTTTCTCAAGAGAGAGCAGATCCCAGATGTTTTAAAGCAAACAGATAAACAAGCAAAAGTAAAACTACATACCCCTTCCGCTGAGTTGTCCCTTCTAGCTACCATTCCCTCTTCTGGATAAAAGGAAGATGCATGTAAAAGGCAAAGCATGTACTTAGAAGAAAGAATGTATGGAACAGAATGAGTTCCTCACAACAGCTTCATACTAATCAGAACTTAAAAAGAAGTGAGTGCAACAGAACAAGTTCAAAGGGGTGGTGATAAGAGAATGTCATGGAAAGGGTGATTTTTAACTTCAGAAATCAAATTGAGGACCGATGTAACATCATGgcagaactaaaaaataaacagaaactgcAAGGAATAGAATAGATGAAGAATTTtacaaaactgagaaaaag encodes the following:
- the SUSD5 gene encoding LOW QUALITY PROTEIN: sushi domain-containing protein 5 (The sequence of the model RefSeq protein was modified relative to this genomic sequence to represent the inferred CDS: inserted 2 bases in 2 codons; deleted 2 bases in 1 codon; substituted 1 base at 1 genomic stop codon) produces the protein MAAEGRGPRAQLWAAALLLLGLPRLSVRADGKLFVLESQNGSQGLELEVARLSCKSRGAHLVSAEELRTVVQDCAFAVCTTGWLADGTLGTTVCRQGERXTQIMXASDCEIESNPAPGATYSALCIKDEEKPCGDPPSFPHTILQGRTGLEMGDELLYVCAPGHVTGHRETAFTLLCNSCGEWYGLVQACGKDVAEAHIDYEDNFPDDRSMSFRELMEDSRTEAEEDRGPGEAPEEVSKQDLLVSISVGRENIAQDTASVPTTGLSIVGSSVPTDSPGPQLNQKYLFWFPAENFHKPGLQKEMNDGSKKQFLARDNRSSLTAAPGEPEAKVIYSSTHGPSGPFLGRTDSKTGDPMVSSSDESWLDGYPVTDGAWRKIEAEEEEEEEDGDKGDASVGLEERVPVTPNQPIPVEVKNPRSTSFTPSEDVTRSSVLPSQTLDVEALALRPGNVSETEGPSTGDGDLIRYQSTVPWSFAAETSPMATLPYELPSSTLGSGTTAVQQMPNHVPSTIMAASQTPXETIAPEVQDSFPYLQSEDFLGQESPGPGASEELLPTVESCVGDGCPSLSQGPVIATIVTILCLLLLLAGVGAVWGHRKCQHKSSVYKLNVGQRQARHYHQQIEMEKV